One genomic window of Arachis stenosperma cultivar V10309 chromosome 10, arast.V10309.gnm1.PFL2, whole genome shotgun sequence includes the following:
- the LOC130957189 gene encoding uncharacterized protein LOC130957189: MVKDLKTKNRLNMLGLVETKKHVVTRFNVARLWGCNSVSWEYVAFDGASGVLLKNNFNCAFFLVYGAHVREEKLVVWEELSYVAGLCQVLCCFMGDFNEIVHIEERKGAGSLTVAAEEFKSWIQDMHLVDLPLNDRKYTWFRGCSCIWIDRVMVSLEWVEEFPKTRLRGRPRGLSDHCPLIVEDTKMRDGPRPFRSLDSWFTHEGFLRMVKEEWKGLGEINFTDKLKALTAPLGRWHKVNFGNMDTKILQFDEEIKKLDDKVSSGVYDGTVEGRRKALVTCCKGWYV, translated from the exons ATGGTTAAGGACTTGAAGACGAAGAATAGATTGAATATGCTAGGGCTGGTTGAAACTAAAAAACATGTTGTGACGAGATTTAATGTTGCACGTCTTTGGGGCTGTAATAGTGTAAGTTGGGAATATGTTGCTTTCGATGGTGCTTCGG GGGTCTTATTAAAGAATAATTTCAATTGTGCATTCTTTTTGGTTTATGGTGCTCATGTTAGAGAGGAAAAACTTGTTGTGTGGGAGGAGTTGAGCTATGTTGCTGGTTTATGTCAGGTCCTGTGCTGCTTCATGGGGGACTTTAATGAGATTGTCCATATAGAGGAAAGAAAAGGTGCTGGTAGTTTAACTGTAGCTGCTGAAGAGTTTAAATCTTGGATACAGGATATGCACTTGGTGGACTTGCCGCTTAATGACCGTAAATATACATGGTTTAGAGGCTGCTCATGTATTTGGATTGATAGAGTGATGGTCAGCCTGGAATGGGTTGAGGAATTCCCAAAGACTCGGTTAAGAGGAAGACCAAGGGGTTTGTCAGATCACTGTCCATTGATAGTAGAAGATACTAAGATGAGAGACGGCCCAAGACCTTTTAGAAGTCTTGACTCATGGTTTACTCATGAAGGTTTCCTAAGAATGGTTAAAGAGGAATGGAAGGGTTTAGGGGAGATAAACTTCACAGACAAATTGAAGGCTTTGACAGCTCCTCTGGGAAGATGGCACAAGGTCAATTTTGGGAACATGGATACTAAAATTCTGCAGTTTGATGAAGAGATAAAGAAGTTGGATGACAAAGTAAGTAGTGGGGTGTATGATGGAACAGTGGAGGGAAGAAGGAAGGCGTTGGTAACCTGCTGTAAGGGATGGTATGTCTGA